The Candidatus Thermoplasmatota archaeon DNA segment GAGATCGAATAACCTACTTCAGGAGGGCCTCTGCCACATCAATTGCGTCTTTGGCGAACACGAGAGAGGGTCCCCCGCCCATCTCGACGCCAATCGCGCCCGCCTCTAGAATCTCGTCCTTCGAGGCTCCCGCATCAATCGCCTTCTTGACGTGCGCTAGCACGCACGACTCCGACCGGACGGCGACGGAGCAAGCCACCGCGACTATCTCCTTTGTCTTTCGCGGCAGATGTCCGTCCTTGTAGGTCGACTGCAAGAGCGAACGGAAACCCTCATAGAGGTCGGGCATCTCCTTCCGAATCTTCTCCTGGCATTCGTTCCTGTCCTCGATTGCCTTGGCTACAGGTTTCATCAAATTTCCTCCGTCCTCGGCATCCCGCACGTGCTACTTAAGCCCTCGGAGGACGTGAAAGCGCGCCCGCCGGGACTTCGGAAAAGGAAATATGCTCAGAAGGGATTATGGCGACGAGGGTGTTCATGACGATGAGGTTCATCAACTCGTTCGAAGTCGTCGACCTGACGGAGAAGGATGATGACCGTTGGGTGACGCTGAGAGACATGAGGGGAGAGAAGGTCAATGTCAGGGTGTCAGAGTACACGGCTTCGGATCTCCACATCGGCGGGGTGGTGGGCCTTTATCTGGAGGTCTAGATCTCCCTTTCGTATCTCTGGACCAGCATACCCTTGGCTTGCTCGAAGGGCTCTCCCACTTTCCGGAATGAGTATCTCCTCACGCACAGCTCACCAATGCCGTGACCGATGAGGATGTTGACCACGTTCTTCCTGCAGTTCGTTCTCTTGGCCAATTCCAAGAACTGATCGTACATGGCCTCTGCCAGACCCGCCGCCCTGCAGCTCGGATGGATAGACTGGTGCTCTCCGAAACACGTGTCCCCGCGGATTCTCGCTTTGTAGACGCCGACGATCCTCTCATCGAGCGCTATCCCGAAATAGCGGTGGCCGCTCTTCATCTCCCCGACGATCTCCTCTGCGGAGAGCATCCTTCTCCGCCGCCATTCCTCAGGATACTCCTTCGCCTGAGGCCAGACTGCTCGGAAGAGGTCTTCTATGTCCTTTGCGTCCGTAGGGCCAAACTCTTCTACCACCCACTCCTCATTCATCTCCCGCACCCGAAGGTTGAGCAGGGGTCGCGCCGGTGATTATCTCATTCTCAAGGTCGAACAACACGCGTGACTCGTCCCCGAGGGAGACCCGCATCTTCCTCTCTCCAGTCGCGCGGCCCACGACAGCGGTGCCCAGTTCCCTCTCCCGCAGTATGTCCAGTGTCTCATCGGTCCTGGTCCTATCACAGGTCAAGATGAACCCGCATCCAGGATACGTGAGGACCCAGGACGACATATCAACGCTTTCGGGCTTGGGAATCGCACCCACGTCCACGTCCGCTCCCACACCGGAGGTCTCGAGCAACATTGCGATAGTACCCAGAACGCCTGGATTGGATATGTCCTTCGCTGCGGACGCAGACCCCTTGTCCGCGATCTCGACGAGGGCTCCCAGCCTGAGCAGAACATCCTCCGAGGACTTCCCGCTCGTGGAATCGAAATTCAGGAATCGGGATTTCATCCTTCCAACGAGGTCTGTTGCGACAACGATGTCGTCACCGGCCTTGCAGCCGAAGCTGGACAGTGGGTTCTGAGCGGCCCCGAGAATGAACAGCGAGATGGCAGGCGAGTCGGACGCAGGCTGCACGTGTCCCCCGACGATTGGGACTCTGAACTTCAACGAACCTGCTTTCATGCCCTTGGCCAAGAGCCTTCCTTCTTGTTCGTCTCGGAAGGTGAGCGTGTTCACGATCGCCAAGGGCCTCCCTCCCATCGCGTACACGTCATTGACGTTCGCGAGGACGGAGCAATAGCCCGCCCACTCGGGGTCCTCGAGGAGTCTGGACCATATGCTCTCGGCTGCGAGAAGAAGGTAATGCCCCTCATGGTCGATGACGGCGCAGTCCTCCCCGAAACCGTGAATGGTCTGTCCCATATTCTCGACGGGGCCGAGCTCCTCGATTATCGGGGAAATCGGTCTCTTCCTCGTGAGCCCTTCGTAGTTCCTCACGAGGTCGACGATGTCCTTCAACATGCTATCATCTGTAGTAGTCCATCAGGGCTGAGCATCCCCCGCAGCGCACGCACCCCGCCAAGTTCTTCGCCGGATTGATTCCGTGCTCTTTCATGCTATCACATGCGTAGGAGTAGAACTCCTCCATGACCTCCGGTCTTGGCGGGATGGAATCCCGAAGCGGTGTTTCGTCCAACGGTCTGAGCGGGACGACGAAGGGGATGACACCCGCCTCACACATCTTGTCGATCCCCGCCAAGGTCTCGATCCGGTCCTCTCCAAGCCCCAGGATGACGTAGGAGCTCACCTGATTGGGACCGAAGACGTCGAGGGCGTTCTCCCACGCCTCGAAGTAGACATCGTAGTCGCCCGCCTTGCCTGGACACACTCTTTCGAGGGTCTTTCTATCGAGGGATTCGATATGGATGCCAATGCTGTCCGCTCCCGCAGAATGCATCGATTCGATCTCTTCCTTGGAAACCGGCTCGATCTGCACGTGGACGCCCATCCTCGCGTTATCCTTCACAGCTCTAGTTACGCTCGAGAGCATCCTCGAGCCTTTGTCCCTCAGATTGGCTGTGCCCGTTGTGAGCGTGATGTGGTCGAAGCCTTCGCCCTCCGCCGCTTCGGCAACCTCGGCAAGATGATGTGGCTTCTTCACTTCCATTGTCATCCCGTGTTTCAGCGAGAGCTCGATTCCGCAGAACTTGCACTGGTCGCCCATCTCCCACCTCACGCATCTCTGATAGACAGTCGAGCCAAGACATCTGTTCCCGTGAGCCAATGCGATCATCCGCATTCTTACACCATCAGATGTCGGCGCATCATAGAATCTGGGGTTGTCCAGAAGGTCCACCTTCGTCTCCTTGCCTCCGTCGCTGACGTAGTGTTTGTCGTCACGTTCGAGCAGATGGATCGGAGAGTCCTCCGCAAACCCGAATATGGGGACGTTCGTGACCGAATCGTGCACAAGGAGGTACCTCCCACCAGCAGGTCCCGCGCCCCACTTCCTTCCCTCCTTCAGCTCGTCAGGGGCCTTCATTCCGAGACAGAGAAGTCTGTTCTTGAGGGTGGCTTCCATCTCCATTTCTCCAGGATGTTCCCTTAAGAGAAGGAACACGAGCTATAAACGTTTTATTCGGTGGACCCGGGAGTCCGAAGGACAGTGCCCGCGCTCACTTCCGCACACTCTCCACGGCCTCCTTGATGAGGCTGGAGAAGTCGCAGTTTACGGGGATATTGGCCTCACTGAGTGCGATCAGTTCGGACCTGGGTTCAGCATCGAGGAATCCCTTCTCTGTATAGAATGACAGGAGACCCTTCTTTGCCTTGAAGTGCTCGTCGTAGTTCCTGAAGGCTCCGCAACCGATGGTCTCGACGTTGGCTGAGAAGTTGAGGAATTGGGGAACCTGCTCGGCACTTCTCTGAACCACCTCGGTCCTCAGCCTGAGAGGTGCCTTTAGGCTGTACTTGATGTGGCCGAATGCGAGTATCTCGTATCCTAGCTTCCGAAGGTCCACGATCCTGGCGGTTCGCGTCAGACCGGTCCTCTCGAACTTCTTCCTCATGGTCGATATGACCTGTCTCGACGCATCGATCTTCTCAGACAGGGCAACATCCGTCTCCTCCGGACGCTCAACGAGGCCTCTGAGAACCGTCCTCTCTTTCTTCGTGAGTCTCCTGATGTCGACCCTCTGGAAGGGGGCTTCAACGATCGCTTTGTCCTTAATGTCAAAAAGCCCGCGAAGAATCCAGGAGTAGTCGAAATGCCTAATGTGCTTGCTGGTTTCAAACGGGAAGACCACCGATGTCCCTTCAGCTCCACGAAACAGGTCCGTTTCCGCGAACTCGATCTCAATCGCTTCCGCCCACCTTCTGTAGGACGTGTAGTTCCTCACGGCTGAGACATGAAAGAAGAAACCTGGTGACGTCACAAGGTAATACAGGCCCTTGTTCTCTCTCCTCAACGCATCCACGAAGCGGTTCCTCAAGGCGTCGTCCGCGGAAGGACTGAACTTCCCGTACCCGACGACGGTCAGTTCGAACCCGAGTTTGTTGGCTGCAGGGATCCTGACAGTCTTGAAGTAGCCAGATTCGTGCAATCGTCTTCTAATGGCGGTGATGGTTGAATGCTTGACCTCCATCTCCTCGGAGAGCTCACGGTCGTTCATGGTCGGATGCCTCACAAGCCCGTAGAGGACCTTTCTCTCGTTTGTCGTCAAACCCTTCTTCACGAACAGTTCAAAGGTCCCGACATATTTGAAGTCTATGAATTTGTTAGGACTTCCCCCAATACTGCACTCAATGTCCTTCGTGGATCGTGCAACTCGTGCAGATATCTCAGGAAGCGCGCCGTGGTCCGCGTGGCGGAAGCATGCTACCCTCGGAACAGTCGCGTCCGCCTGTGTTGTGCACCCCCAGAACATTGCCAAGCAACCATTATATAGACAGACTGATTTAATTGCAGTGGAGATGTGGCCAATACGGGACGTGAGATATCAGGTTACACATGCCTGCGATCTCCATTGCCCCCACTGTTTTGCGAAAGCCGATAAACCGCTGCCCGACGAGTTGACGCTCGAGGAAGCGAAGGCAATGGTTCTCGACCTGAAGGAGAGTGGGATGAGAATGATCACACTCACGGGCGGCGAGCCACTATGTCGAGAGGAGTTCACGCTTGACCTGGCTTCCTTCCTGGGCGAGCAGAGAATCCGCTACAGGGTCTTCACGAACGGCCTCCGCATGACGGAAGAAATCGCATCCCGTCTGAAGGAGAGCGACACCTACGAGGTTCAGGTGAGCTTCGACGGTCTGAGAGAGACCCATGATGCGTTTCGCGGAACCGAGGGGTCCTTCGACAAAGCGATTGGGGCTCTCGAAATCGCCAGAGACGCGGGGCTGAGGACAACGGTCAGAGTCACGGTCACGAGAAGGAACTCAGAGGAGATCCTCGACCTCCTGGACATCGTCTATCCGCTGGGTATATCTGCCTTCAGGATTAGACCGTTCGTCCCCGTCGGAAGAGGAAAGGAGCACAAGGAGTTCATCCCCAAAAGGACAGACTTCGAGAATTCCTTCGGTCGTCTCGCAAAGGTGAAGGAAAGGTACCCGATCCAGATCACGTTCATAGTTCCCCATTTCATCTTCGTCTTCGACAGCAGCAGGAAGTATCATTCCGAAAGGGAGTTCGACGGCATGCCCTGTGTGTGCGGAAAGACCCTGGCAGCGATTACGCCAGACGGAGGGGTCAGACCGTGTGGTTACTTCTCCTCCGACCTGGGGAATGTAAGGGAGATGAAGTTCTCTGAGATATGGGAGAACAACGAGTTCCTTCAGAGAATGAGGAACCTCGAGAGACTGGAGGACAGGTGCATGGAGTGCGAGTTCCTGAGCCTTTGCCGTGGCGGTTGCAGGGCGTCCGCGTACGAGAACACGGGAAGGCTCGATGCGACCGATCCCCTTTGTCCGTTGGTGGAGTGAATGTTGAGACCAGAGCACTGCAGAGAGGTTGGCATCAAGGACGTTGACTTCCCGCTCAACCCGGAGAGCATCGTGAAGGCCTGGAAAGGGGAGAGGATCTACTTCAGAACGAAGTACCTCGTCCTCAGGAGTGGAGACGAGCACTGCGTCCTTGGAGTCAAATCGGCGGCATCCAGTGTCATGAATGATGTTGACAGCATCGATATCATATCCCTTCCAAATGAGACCGTGTGGGTGGAAGACGCGGAGATAGATGTCCTGAGCCCGACACAGCTTGTCCGTGTCGCCCTTCAGCATCCCGGCAAGACAGTAGTCGTGAAGGGAAGGTTCGACCACGTGAGCTTCGTCAAGGATCCCGAGGCCATGAGGATACGGGTATTCGATGTGGTCCCGCCGGCCTCGAAACTGGTCAGCCTCGTCAGGGATGCCGCCGACTCGCAGGCCATCAGTGTGGCGGTGGACGTCGAGGAAGATCTTGTGGACATAAACGTCCTGGCAGAGGATGTGAAGACTGAGGAAATCCTTCTTCCTTGCGAAGGAGAGTTGGCGACGGAGAAGACGGTTCTCTATCTGGCGAAGGGTCCTGCCGTGCGCGACGCGACTCTCATCGGGTGCGAGTTCTCCAAGAAGGTCGCTAGGGAGCTCTATGGCAGGGATCTGCCATTCATTCAGATGTGCCCGTGGAGATTAGTCAATCGAACCGATGTACCGACGATAGTGAAGTGTTGCGAGCTCCAATCGGGCTTCAAGATCGACGGCAATGTGGCGATTGTCCCATGGGGTGCTAAGACCGAGGATGTCGCTCAGGCAGTGGAACACCTGCTCAGTGGGAGCGAGACCGGATGATTGTCATCTCGCACAACTACCAGGACGGTCCCACCCAGGAAGTCTCAGATCACATCTTCGGAACGACAAGCATAGTAAGGAGAGCGCGAGAGTTCAAGGGGAAGCAGGTGCTCTTCTGCGGCGTCATGTACATGGCGGAGGACATGTACAACATGGTGGACGGTGACATCGAGATATTCCTCCCCGAGATACAGGTCAGGGATGGAGAGATCGACAGACCGAGATGTCCGATGATCAAGAAGCAGACGGGAACCGAGATCGTCACAGCAAGACATCTCCAAGAAGCGAGAAAGCACGAACCCGATATGATCCTATCGTACATCAACACACCTTCGAGCATAAAGGCGAAGACGGATGGCGTCTACAACGGGACCGTGGGTCTCGACGTCATCAGGAGAATCGCCGAGGACCGCGGAGGCAAGGGCAGCGTGGCCTTCATCGGAGATCATAACATGAACGAGTGGATCGCAGATGTCGTGAGACCTGAGTTCCCAGAGTTCAAGGTGATTTCGGTGCCCGCGCTTGGCGTCCAATGTCCCAGTCACGTGAAGATCGATGAGGCACTCTTCATTGAGACGTATCAATCTCTGAAATCGAGATTCGGTGACGACCTCGGGTTGGAAATGCACGCTGAGGTGACGAAAGAGCTTCGGGAGTTCGGGTTCGAGAACGACGCCTACTTCGGCGGGACGGGGGGGTTGGTTCACAGGCCCATGGAGTCTGACATCAACCACTGGCTCGTGGGCACGGTCGAGGGCGTTGTGGACAGACTCAGACGCGAATCGACTAAGGATATCTATTCTCTCGGAATCAAATGCCCGAACATGTCATTCACCACTCCTGAAAAGGTCTCGATCGCGAGAGAGTTGCTAGAAGGCGGTGGCCCCGTCGCAGAGGCTCGCTACGTCACGTCGGACATGCCCTATTTCGATGTAGAGATCCTGCGGCCAGATGTCGTGAAGGGAGTGATGAAAGGCTCCTCGCGGATACCAGCGGTGAGAATCACTGTGAAACAGGGGATCAGTGAAAAAGCAAAGCAGGCCCTGGAGCTACTCCTCTGATATCATTCTTCCATGGGACACTTAGCACCGCAAACGTCGCATTCGAGACATTCCTTGACTTCCCTCGTCACGGAATTGCCGTCCCCGGAGGATGTGTGTCCGTCTGCTGCAGGGTTCATGTTCATCCATCAATACTCTACGTTTCCTTATATACCTTTGCCCGCGAATATCATGAAATCACCGCTTTCCGTGCATTGTGTGACGAGATACCCCTGTCGCATGGCGTTTTGCGGTGTTCCATCTGCGTTACCTGTTGTTTCTATCACGGAAGGCATAAATATGCATCTAGCGATAGGAAAGATTGAAGACTAGAACCGCCATTTGGCTACGTCGCCAATAGGCGTGAGGATCGGAAAAACATGAGCGACCGAGTGTTGGTGCTGGGAGGAGGAATCGCAGGAATCCAATCCGCCCTCGACCTTGCGGAATCGGGCGCCGATGTGACGATTCTCGAAAGCTCTCCCTTCATCGGGGGCCGTATGGCCCAGCTGGACAAGACGTTCCCCACGAACGACTGCTCCATGTGCATACTGTCTCCCAAGCTCGTTGAGGCGGGGAGGCATCCGAACATAGAGCTTGTCACCAACGCGGACCTGATCGCACTGGAGGGAGAGAAGGGCAACTTCACGGCGACGATACGCAAGAAGCCCAGATACGTGAACGAGGAGAAGTGCGTCGCCTGCGGAATCTGTGCGGAGAAGTGTCCCGTCAAGCTTCCGAGCGAGTACGATGCTTCCACTTCCGAGAGAAAGGCCATCTACCGAGCGTATCCTCAGTCCGTGCCTTCCACTTACGTCATAGACAAGGACAACTGCATATACTTCAAAACGGGCAAGTGCAGGGCCTGCGAGAAGTTCTGCGAGGCCAAGGCCATCGACTTCGATCAGAGCGAGGAGGAAGTGAGGATAGAAGTCGCCTCCGTCATCATAGCATCCGGAGCGGATGTCTTCGATCCCTCCGAGATACACGAGTACGGCTACGGCGTGCTTCCGAACGTCATCACGAGCCTCGAGTTCGAGAGGCTTCTCAGCGCATCAGGTCCAACGCAGGGAGAGATAGTCAGGCCCTCCGACGGGAAGGAG contains these protein-coding regions:
- the nadA gene encoding quinolinate synthase NadA, giving the protein MIVISHNYQDGPTQEVSDHIFGTTSIVRRAREFKGKQVLFCGVMYMAEDMYNMVDGDIEIFLPEIQVRDGEIDRPRCPMIKKQTGTEIVTARHLQEARKHEPDMILSYINTPSSIKAKTDGVYNGTVGLDVIRRIAEDRGGKGSVAFIGDHNMNEWIADVVRPEFPEFKVISVPALGVQCPSHVKIDEALFIETYQSLKSRFGDDLGLEMHAEVTKELREFGFENDAYFGGTGGLVHRPMESDINHWLVGTVEGVVDRLRRESTKDIYSLGIKCPNMSFTTPEKVSIARELLEGGGPVAEARYVTSDMPYFDVEILRPDVVKGVMKGSSRIPAVRITVKQGISEKAKQALELLL
- a CDS encoding GNAT family N-acetyltransferase, whose amino-acid sequence is MVEEFGPTDAKDIEDLFRAVWPQAKEYPEEWRRRRMLSAEEIVGEMKSGHRYFGIALDERIVGVYKARIRGDTCFGEHQSIHPSCRAAGLAEAMYDQFLELAKRTNCRKNVVNILIGHGIGELCVRRYSFRKVGEPFEQAKGMLVQRYEREI
- a CDS encoding carboxymuconolactone decarboxylase family protein is translated as MKPVAKAIEDRNECQEKIRKEMPDLYEGFRSLLQSTYKDGHLPRKTKEIVAVACSVAVRSESCVLAHVKKAIDAGASKDEILEAGAIGVEMGGGPSLVFAKDAIDVAEALLK
- a CDS encoding CoB--CoM heterodisulfide reductase iron-sulfur subunit A family protein; translation: MSDRVLVLGGGIAGIQSALDLAESGADVTILESSPFIGGRMAQLDKTFPTNDCSMCILSPKLVEAGRHPNIELVTNADLIALEGEKGNFTATIRKKPRYVNEEKCVACGICAEKCPVKLPSEYDASTSERKAIYRAYPQSVPSTYVIDKDNCIYFKTGKCRACEKFCEAKAIDFDQSEEEVRIEVASVIIASGADVFDPSEIHEYGYGVLPNVITSLEFERLLSASGPTQGEIVRPSDGKEPENIAFIQCVGSRSTVYGGEYCSSVCCMYALKEAIVAKEHSERINAHIFAMDLRAYGREFEDYRIRAEEEYGIQITRNNRIASLEEPLEGNDIIVRYVEEGEIREKVFDLVVLAVGLQPHRDFSRLSEVLGLDLDKYGFCLTQGFEPVQSSRPGVYVAGVLEGPKDIPDSVCQASAAADLSSQGGEEEVDRGSKDLPDEIDVSGKESRVGVFICHCGINIGSVVDVP
- a CDS encoding radical SAM protein, whose amino-acid sequence is MWPIRDVRYQVTHACDLHCPHCFAKADKPLPDELTLEEAKAMVLDLKESGMRMITLTGGEPLCREEFTLDLASFLGEQRIRYRVFTNGLRMTEEIASRLKESDTYEVQVSFDGLRETHDAFRGTEGSFDKAIGALEIARDAGLRTTVRVTVTRRNSEEILDLLDIVYPLGISAFRIRPFVPVGRGKEHKEFIPKRTDFENSFGRLAKVKERYPIQITFIVPHFIFVFDSSRKYHSEREFDGMPCVCGKTLAAITPDGGVRPCGYFSSDLGNVREMKFSEIWENNEFLQRMRNLERLEDRCMECEFLSLCRGGCRASAYENTGRLDATDPLCPLVE
- a CDS encoding AIR synthase related protein translates to MLKDIVDLVRNYEGLTRKRPISPIIEELGPVENMGQTIHGFGEDCAVIDHEGHYLLLAAESIWSRLLEDPEWAGYCSVLANVNDVYAMGGRPLAIVNTLTFRDEQEGRLLAKGMKAGSLKFRVPIVGGHVQPASDSPAISLFILGAAQNPLSSFGCKAGDDIVVATDLVGRMKSRFLNFDSTSGKSSEDVLLRLGALVEIADKGSASAAKDISNPGVLGTIAMLLETSGVGADVDVGAIPKPESVDMSSWVLTYPGCGFILTCDRTRTDETLDILRERELGTAVVGRATGERKMRVSLGDESRVLFDLENEIITGATPAQPSGAGDE
- a CDS encoding MSMEG_0568 family radical SAM protein, with protein sequence MEATLKNRLLCLGMKAPDELKEGRKWGAGPAGGRYLLVHDSVTNVPIFGFAEDSPIHLLERDDKHYVSDGGKETKVDLLDNPRFYDAPTSDGVRMRMIALAHGNRCLGSTVYQRCVRWEMGDQCKFCGIELSLKHGMTMEVKKPHHLAEVAEAAEGEGFDHITLTTGTANLRDKGSRMLSSVTRAVKDNARMGVHVQIEPVSKEEIESMHSAGADSIGIHIESLDRKTLERVCPGKAGDYDVYFEAWENALDVFGPNQVSSYVILGLGEDRIETLAGIDKMCEAGVIPFVVPLRPLDETPLRDSIPPRPEVMEEFYSYACDSMKEHGINPAKNLAGCVRCGGCSALMDYYR